TTTTGAACTCCAATCCTTTATTCTCCGCAAATTTCTTCAAGACCCGAAGCACATGTTTTTTGCCTTTCGCATCAGTGTTGATTACCAGCATGTGTTTACTTTCAAAATGCAAAGTCAGAAATTCTTCTAAGGGTTCATCAGGATCAAATGGTGAAATTACCTGAATCTTAGAAGGATCAACCTTGCCCCATCTTTTTAGTATCTCTTTTCTTCTTTCTTTTTCTTCCAAATCGACGCCACCTCTCCCGTTGAAACTTCTTTTTTAGGTAGTTCTTAATCCCAGAGGCTTCCCCTATTCAAAAGGAAAAAGGCCTTCTCTTGCTCATCATAACCGATTGGTTCGCCTATGCATTCCAGAACCCTGATATCACGCTGGACCGTGCGCGCAGAAACCTTAAACTCCTTTGCCAATTCCTTGGTCTTAACAGGTCCCTTTTGAAGCCTTTTTAATATCATCAGGATACGAGAAATTCGTTCTTCATATTGCCTCGCAATCCGGTCCTGACGATTTGCAGGTGTTTTCTGTTTAAGGATATTCAACCGTAATTTTTCTAGATCTGCAAACAGATCAGGCTCCACTTTTACACATGATGGCAAAGGCTGCGGCCAGTATGAATATGGTGTCTCAATAAATATAACTTTGAACTCGCTTGTATCGTATTCCTGCCATAACTCCGCAAGAATAACTGCTTCTACTTGTGTGATTTTTCGAGGATTAACAACTGCTATAAATGCTGGTATAGCCAATAGATCCTCGATAGACCTACATTCGTATACTTTAATATTGAGCTTTGCAGCAATATCGCAAATTCGGGTAGTCAAAGACGTTTCTAAGCCAAAAATAAGAATAGTGTCATTAAATGAATAATATTCATTGAATGCAAAAGGTCTTTTTGTCATTGGATTTAACAGGCTAAGCACCTCACTCACCCAGAATCCCCCTTTGTTATTATAGTACTACAACTTGGCGACATGGCTTTGGCGTAGCAAATACTGGTTGGCCCCCCAATTTTGGAGCCATTTTATTCAATGCTGAGCGCTTTTATGGAAAAGGCTATCTGCCTCATGGTGAAAAATTGCTTGTCCTGGAGAGAGTTGCTTGATATCCTTAACTCCCGTGGCGCTTTGATTTCCGGCAAAACCTTAATGCGCTGGGTCAGGGTAATGAGTAAGATTTTTGCCGAAGTGAATACGAAACTTTTGTCTTTGTTGTTGAAATACTTTCCCGGCCTTGGCTTACCCCCGGCATCGTTAACGGCTGACCGAACGGCTAATTTGGACCTTACCATCTCTTTGGGCGGTTTTCTTCGCAAGTTTTAGGTATGCCAGCCCACCGCCAATTAAGGTGGGAAATAATGTGGGCATTAACACCCACTCAGGCCTAAGCGACGGAAGGCAGTTGAGTTTGAGCATTCTACATGGTATAATCTTACAAAAGAAGCACCGATAACCCAAATAAGTAGTGGTAATTATGACCTTCTTCAAAGAAAAACTCCTATTTTTAGGGAGTAGTGGCTTTTTCTAGGGCAAAAAAAGGGGGGCTCCCTGTGGAAGAAGTACTTAATTTAGTAGTCGAAAAGATAGTGAAGACTGTAAACCCCGATAAAATTATTCTTTTTGGATCCAGGAGCAGGGGGCAGGAAGGATCGTATAGTGATTATGATCTTTTGGTGCTAAAGCGAGGAATAAATAATCGCCGCGCTTTGGCCCACCAGATCTATAGAATCCTGGTCGATGTTCCAGCTGCCGTGGACATACTTGTAGAAACCCCGGAAAAAATAGAAAGGTACCGTAATTCACGAGGGTTCGTGTATGCTGAGGCCGCAAGAGGGCGGGTAGTTTATGAGCGATGAACTATGGCGCCTGTGGTTCCAAAGAGCAAAAAGTAACCTCGCAAGGGCAGAACTTGGCAGGCAAAACTCAGATATTCTTTACGAAGATCTTTGTTTTGATGCCCAGCAGGCAGTTGAAAAGTCCCTTAAAGGTATAATGGCATTCCTGGAAATGGATACCCCGAAAACCCATTCTATTGGGTACCTTTTGAAGTTAATTGAAGAGTCCGGGAAAGTTCAGGTTCCCGAAAGACTTAAGGAAGCCGCGATTCTTACTGATTACGCTGTAACAACCCGTTACCCGGGAGACTGGGAACCAATAGATGAAGCTGAATACAAACGGGCAGTCTCGCTGGCCCAAGAAGTTTACCGGTGGGCGTTATCCCTCACCAACCAGGATGGAGAAAAATAAGCCCCGTAGAAGAACCGTCTTATTACCGGCCCAGTCCACAAACATCTTCTCTCCGGCCCGGTGCAACTGGCGCAGGGTGCGTGCCAGCAAAATATGGGGAATGTTCGCTCCTAAAGACTTGAGCTATGATTTTGACCGTGACCCGGCAAAACAGCCCGGCCAGGCGGAAATGACCAGCAAAGCCATGGAGGTGCTTTCAAAAGATAAGGATGGATTTTTCCTGATGGTGGAAGAAAGCAAAATAGACTGGGCCGCCCATGCCAATGACCCGGTGGGCGTAATCAGCGACATCCTGGCCTTTGACAACGCCGTAAAGGCGGCCCTGGACTTTGCCAAAAAGGATAAGCAGACCGTTCTCTTGCTTATAGCCCGCCTGCTCCGGCCATGGGGCAGGCGGGCCATTTTATCTGCCAGAAACACCTCAAGATCCTGTTTTCACCTAATCCTCAGGCACTTCCCCGGGCAATATTATGGCGAGGTGAGGACCGCGAATCCCTTTTCATGGTAAAAGCAGATAGAAGATGCTTTACAAGTTAGAGGTTTTGCTTTACAATACACAAAAAGTAAATCTTTTATCTTATGGAGGTAAAGTTTAGTGTTCGCCAAGATTTCAAAAAAAGGCCAGGTTACCCTGCCTGCCGAGGTCAGGAAACTTTTGAACCTCCATCCCGGGGCGCGTGTCCGGTTCGTGGTCGAGAAGAATGCCGCCCGGATTCTCCCCGTCGAAGGGGGAATCGAGACACTCAAAGGCGCCGTTAAAGTTTCAGCGCCGCAGGATTTTAAAGCCGCCCGCCATAAAGCAATGGAGGAACGCAGCCGTGAGAAAAGTGCGCGCACTCGATGCTAACGTTATCCTCCGCTTTCTGACTAATGATGTTCCGGAGCAGGCAAACCGCTGCGCTGAGCTGTTGAAGCGGGTTGAAGCCGGTACCGAAGAGGTCTGGTTGCCCGACCTTGTCCTGGCAGATATCATCTGGACCTTGGAAAAATTTTATAAACAGCCTAAGCAACAGATCCGTGATCTGCTAGCCCCCATTCTCAACCTGCGTAGCTTGCGCTTTTCGAGCAAGAAAACGGCTCAAAAGGCCCTCCAACTTTACGCAAAAAAGAACCTCGATTGGACCGATGCTGTTATCGCCGCGCAGATACTTGCCCGCAAGCAGAGCGAAATTTATTCTTATGACAGAGACTTCGACAAACTGGAGGGTGTTACCCGGCTGGAACCCTGAAAGGTCTCTCTGGTGTGCTTTCTTCCCGCACTTGCGGCAGCGTGACCTCCGGTTTACCGCCTTCCGGCAAAACCACCCTTATCCCGCCGCCGTATTCCTGGCCCCGTTTTTACTCTGACTACGGAATAACCCGCTTTGCGTAGCAATTCACATGTGAGAGGCGAAATATGAAGGTCTGCCAGATACCGTAAAGTTTTCAAGACCCCTGGGCCTCCCAAGGTATAGGTCTTGTCTGCTCCGCAGCAAGCCAGGCACCGTACATCAGGCTCTGCCGTATGTCTTCCTCCTCCAGTTCCGGATAAGCGTTAAGGATGGCGGGAATATCCATGCCGGCAGCCAGAAGCTTTAAAACAAAAGCCACTGTTAAGCGCGTACCGCGGATGGTGGGCTGGCCCATGCATATTTGGGGGGCTACAGTTATGCGCTCAAGCTTCACAAACATCACTCTCCCGGTTACTATTTTACCATGATTTCCACCACTAAAAACCACAGGTTTAAATAACCGCGCTATTTCACTGCCTGCAGGCGGCCCGGGCACAGCTACCCATTCCTCCGGGAGTTGAATTCTGGGGCTGGCGCTCCCGCCATGCTGTCTTTTTGCAGGATTTTCCTGTCAATTGACAGGATTTTCATGTTTTCTTGACGAATAACTTATATTTATATCATTTTTCCACGTTTCCCGGTAGCTGGTTTTTGGTGTCCAAGAAAATATTTTCTCCACACCATGATGGAGCACATTGAGGTCGATGGGAAGGTCGTCCTGGAGAAGGCGATAGTTATTCCCGCCAGCAAGAAGGATGGGTTTGGGGAACTGAAACGTGATGCTTATAGTGGTTATCCAGGGAATACATAGGCAGGTGCTGGGATTGCCATGAAAACAGATGAACTCAAAAAACAAATAGCAGCAGCCCGGTCGAGGTATTATCGACTGGTTTTACTGGTCGGGTCAGCTGCAACCGGAAAAACCAAAATTCTCGTTCAAATAGCCAAAGATGAGGGTTATCCCTATATTAATCTGAATCTCACGCTGAGCCAGAAACTCCTGGAATACCCCGCTAAGATACGAGCGTTACGCCTGCCGAGAATAGTGGAGACGATAACAGGCGAAACGGGAAAGGATACGGTCCTTCTCGATAACACAGAAATACTCTTTGACCTTGTTCTTCAACAGGATCCTTTACGTTTACTTCAACAAGTCAGCCGCAATCGAACTATTGTTGCCGCATGGAACGGCAAGTTCGAGGGTGGGGCGCTGATCTATGCCGAGCCGGATCACCCGGAGTACAGAAAGTATAATGAAATCGATGCCCTTGTTTGTCCTTTGGGATAAAGAGATTTCAGGAAAAGGTGGGGAAATACGGTGAAATACGCTGACCTGATCCATTTTGAACCGGTCGAAACCATAGTGCAGTTGCGGGAAGCTGATGCCAAAAGCAGGGCCGGTGAGCTGGTAAAAACCTATGTGATCTCGGAACGGATGGCCGAGCAGATTACGGAAGTTGTCTTTCCGCAACTCCAATATGACCATCCCCAGGATAATAAGGGACTTTTGATCGTCGGCAACTACGGTACCGGCAAATCGCATTTAATGTCGGTACTATCCGCTATAGCCGAATATCCAGACCTGGCCACGGAGATACGGCATCCTGCCGTGGCTAAAAAATCTGAGGTTATCGCCGGCAAGTTCAAGGTTATCAGGACCGAGATAGGTTCCACTACGATGTCCCTCAGGAACATCATTTGTGCTGAGCTGGAAGAGCAGCTGGCTAATCTCGGGGTGCAATACCGTTTTCCTGAAGCCGATAAAGTTACCAACAACAAAGACCCTTTTATTGAGGTGATGACCGCTTTTCAGGAAGTTTACCCGGACCACGGGCTCTTGCTGGTTGTCGATGAACTCCTGGACTACCTGCGTACGCGGAAGGACCAGGAATTAATCCTCGACCTAAACTTCCTGCGAGAAATCGGGGAGGTTTGCCGGCTCACCCGGTTTCGCTTCATGGCCGGTGTGCAGGAAGCCATTTTTGACAGCCCGCGCTTTCAGTTTGTGGCTGAAACCCTGCGCCGGGTCAAAGACCGCTTTGAGCAGATACGCATTGTCCGTGAAGACATAGCCTATGTAGTTGCTCAGCGCCTGCTGCGCAAGGATGACCGGCAGAAGGCTCTCATAAGGGAACACCTGCAGCGTTTCACCAGACTGTACGGCACCCTGGCCGAGCGCATGGACGAATTCGTCGCCCTTTTCCCCGTGCATCCGGCATACCTTGAAACTTTTGAAAGGGTCTATGTAGCCGAAAAGCGCGAGGTGCTGAAAACCATCAGTGCGGCCATGAAAAAACTCCTGGACAAAGAAGTTCCGGAAACTGCTCCCGGCCTCATCGCCTATGACTCTTACTGGCAAAACTTAAAAGACAATCCTTCTTTCCGCAGTGACCCGGACATTCGCGAAGTGATTGAGAAGAGCCAGGTGCTGGAAAACCGTGTCCAGCAGGCTTTTACAAGGCCGCAGTATAAACCTGTGGCCTTCCGCATCATTCACGCTTTAAGCGTTCACCGGCTGACAACAGGAGATATTTACGCTCCCATAGGGGTCACGGCTCAGGAACTCCGCGACGACCTCTGCCTTTACCTGCCCTTGCCGGAAGAGGATGCCGAGTTTCTTAAAACCACTATCGAATCAATCTTGCGCGAGATCTTAAGGACGGTGAGCGGCCAGTTTATTTCTTTCAACCAGGACAACGGGCAGTACTACCTTGACCTGAAAAAAGATATTGATTTTGATTCGCTAATTGAGCAGAAAGCCGAGACACTTACCCCGAACCAGTTGGACCGCTATTATTTTAAGGCCCTGGCCCGGGCCATGGAGTGCCCCGAAGCCACGTATGTTCCCAATTTCCAGATTTGGGAGCACGAAATTGAGTGGCGCGAGAAAAAGGCTACCCGGTTAGGGTATTTATTCTTCGGCGCTCCCAACGAACGTTCTACCGCCCACCCGCCCAGGGACTTTTACCTCTACTTTCTGCAGCCCTTTGACCCGCCGGCCTTTGAAGACGAAAAAAAGCCCGATGAGGTGTTTTTCCGGCTGGTGCAGCGCGACGAGGACTTTGACCGTGCCCTGAAGCTCTTCGCCAGCGCCAGCGAGATGGCCAGCACGGCTTCGAAAGGAACGCGGCAGGTTTATGAAAATAAGGCTAACGATCAGCTAAAAAAGATAGTCGAATGGCTGCGGAACAACATCGCCACTGCTTATGAAGTTACCTACCGGGGAGCAACCAAAAAATTCGTCGAGTGGGTTAAACACAGTGCCAATCCCCATGCCTCGGTTCGGGATCTGGTGAACCTGGTGGGTTCCTCATGTCTAGCTCCTTACTTCCGGGAACTGGCGCCCGAATACCCGATCTTCGCCATTCTGGTTACCATAAAGAACCGGCCTCAGGCTGCCCAGGAGGCGATAAAGTGGATCCTCGGCAGCATAAGGACCAGGCCGGGGGCAGCCGTCCTCGATGCCCTGGAGCTTCTGGACGGAGATAAGTTAAGGCCGCAAAATTCCCGTTATGCCAAACACATCCTGGGACAGCTGGACAAAAAGGGGCCGGGTCAGGTCCTCAACCGGGGTGAAATAATTGCCGATTTTCGCGGTGTAGAGTTCGAGCCCCGTTTCAGACTGGAGCCGGAGTGGGTGGTCGTCATCCTGGCGAGCTTGATCTACAGCGGCGATGTTACTTTAAGCATGCCGGGGAAGAAGATAGATGCTTCCAACCTGGAGGAGCTGGGCAAAGTTCCCCTGGAGGAACTTATCAAGTTCAAACACATCGAGCGTCCCAAGGATCTCCCCCTCGGTCCCCTGCAGGCTCTGTTTGAATTCTTGGGGCTGCCGCCCGGGCTCATCGTCAATCAATCTACTCGTGAAGAAGGGGTAAGGCAGCTTCAGGAAGCAGTGGATAAGCTCCTGGAACGCACCGCCCAGGCCCAGCAGGCGATCCAGCAAGAGTTATCCTTATGGGGTATTTCTCTATTCGATCAGAAGAAGAAAACCGGTTTAAGGGATGAATTGGCCAGTTTCAAAGGGTTTCTGGAGTCACTCCGGGTTTTTAACACCCCCGGTAAGTTGAAAAACTTCCGCTACTCCGA
The window above is part of the Pelotomaculum thermopropionicum SI genome. Proteins encoded here:
- a CDS encoding uncharacterized conserved protein translates to MFVKLERITVAPQICMGQPTIRGTRLTVAFVLKLLAAGMDIPAILNAYPELEEEDIRQSLMYGAWLAAEQTRPIPWEAQGS
- a CDS encoding predicted nucleic acid-binding protein (contains PIN domain), giving the protein MRKVRALDANVILRFLTNDVPEQANRCAELLKRVEAGTEEVWLPDLVLADIIWTLEKFYKQPKQQIRDLLAPILNLRSLRFSSKKTAQKALQLYAKKNLDWTDAVIAAQILARKQSEIYSYDRDFDKLEGVTRLEP